Proteins from a single region of Thermotoga maritima MSB8:
- a CDS encoding PQQ-binding-like beta-propeller repeat protein — MRDLLSEEGVLTGSGTPLIVKIRTKENYVAFQLIFEEKSVDNFENLSTKDSFPEHFRRAVRGIFPDSQLPDEFFLVVYRDGKFERSLQPTATFAGRKAPVVIIPQWKEKHTLEIGNYRKVVDEEFYQIGGKMIYAGRDIFIEDVPGLYRNIDMVFLDGEKECIYRDGFLMMEEKILKIEEPVDVVDGIVITRHRMGSKEIDDTILFRWNNFVLTASGFLVDIKGKWSWKVSNAPVEFSFQGDIFYVLDVCGFLRSYNLKTRQLLWEKKFEGAWGLDSSKDRVFLGAGDEVLVLNAQDGETIERMEADDFAVWKGRLLVYKDGKVDGEDMEGFFIRNFGMPLFVSGKRVVMFGTEKKEFEEVEKVRLFDWGTVIKAGDELWLIRRD; from the coding sequence GTGAGAGATCTTCTCTCTGAAGAAGGAGTACTGACTGGTTCGGGAACACCCCTCATTGTCAAGATTCGAACTAAGGAAAATTACGTTGCCTTTCAGTTGATATTCGAAGAAAAGTCCGTGGATAACTTTGAAAATCTCTCAACAAAAGACTCCTTCCCGGAACACTTCAGAAGAGCTGTTAGGGGAATCTTTCCAGATTCTCAGCTTCCCGATGAGTTTTTCCTCGTCGTTTACAGAGATGGAAAGTTTGAAAGGAGCCTTCAACCGACTGCGACTTTTGCGGGAAGAAAAGCTCCCGTTGTGATAATTCCTCAGTGGAAAGAGAAACATACTCTGGAAATAGGAAACTACAGAAAGGTGGTTGACGAAGAGTTTTACCAGATTGGTGGGAAGATGATATACGCAGGAAGGGACATTTTCATAGAAGACGTCCCAGGGCTCTACAGGAATATCGATATGGTCTTTTTGGACGGAGAAAAAGAGTGCATCTATCGCGATGGATTTCTTATGATGGAAGAAAAAATCCTAAAGATCGAAGAACCCGTTGATGTGGTTGATGGAATAGTGATCACCAGACACAGGATGGGAAGTAAAGAGATCGATGATACAATTCTGTTCAGGTGGAACAATTTTGTTTTAACGGCATCGGGTTTCCTTGTGGATATAAAAGGAAAATGGTCGTGGAAAGTTTCAAATGCACCGGTGGAGTTTTCCTTTCAGGGTGATATTTTCTACGTGCTCGATGTGTGCGGTTTCTTGAGAAGTTACAATCTCAAAACAAGACAGCTTCTCTGGGAGAAGAAATTCGAAGGAGCCTGGGGGCTGGACTCTTCTAAGGATCGCGTTTTTCTGGGTGCTGGAGACGAAGTACTCGTTTTGAACGCACAGGACGGAGAGACGATCGAAAGAATGGAAGCAGATGATTTCGCTGTGTGGAAGGGTAGACTGCTCGTTTACAAAGATGGAAAGGTAGATGGAGAGGATATGGAAGGGTTCTTCATCAGAAACTTTGGGATGCCTCTCTTCGTTTCGGGAAAGCGAGTTGTGATGTTTGGTACGGAGAAAAAGGAGTTCGAAGAAGTTGAGAAAGTGCGTCTTTTTGACTGGGGAACGGTGATAAAGGCAGGGGATGAATTGTGGCTGATAAGAAGAGATTAG
- a CDS encoding TlyA family rRNA (cytidine-2'-O)-methyltransferase: MADKKRLDQLVLERGLVESREKAKVLILAGKVLVNGERVTKASKLVPEDANVELLEEPKYVSRGGYKLESAFESFKIDVSGKVACDIGASTGGFTDFLLQRGAKKVYAVDVGYGQLHWKLRNDPRVVVMEKVNARYLNPDDLGEKVDVVTCDVSFISLKKIIPAISRILKNIGDAVLLVKPQFEAPRKFVKKGIVKDPGVHLEVLEEIRKSLIENGFVVKGCCFSKIKGTEGNIEYFFWVKKEGENAEIDLRKIVEEAWRFFGERER, translated from the coding sequence GTGGCTGATAAGAAGAGATTAGACCAGCTTGTTCTGGAAAGAGGACTCGTGGAGAGCAGGGAAAAAGCGAAGGTGTTGATACTGGCGGGGAAGGTTCTCGTGAACGGAGAAAGGGTTACAAAGGCCAGTAAACTCGTTCCAGAAGATGCCAATGTCGAACTCCTGGAGGAGCCAAAGTATGTGAGCAGAGGAGGGTACAAACTCGAGTCTGCCTTCGAGAGCTTCAAAATAGACGTTTCAGGGAAAGTCGCGTGCGACATAGGAGCGTCCACGGGGGGATTCACGGATTTTCTTCTCCAGCGTGGAGCGAAGAAAGTGTACGCTGTGGATGTGGGGTACGGCCAGCTTCATTGGAAATTGAGAAACGATCCTCGGGTTGTTGTGATGGAAAAGGTGAATGCTCGTTATTTAAATCCTGATGATCTGGGAGAGAAAGTGGATGTTGTAACCTGCGATGTGTCTTTCATCTCTTTGAAAAAGATCATCCCTGCCATTTCCAGGATACTGAAGAACATCGGTGATGCTGTTTTGCTCGTGAAGCCTCAGTTTGAAGCTCCAAGAAAATTCGTAAAAAAGGGTATCGTAAAGGATCCAGGTGTTCACCTTGAAGTGCTGGAGGAAATACGAAAGAGCCTGATCGAGAACGGTTTTGTTGTGAAAGGATGCTGTTTTTCAAAAATCAAAGGAACGGAAGGGAACATAGAGTACTTTTTCTGGGTCAAAAAGGAAGGAGAGAACGCTGAAATAGACCTGAGAAAAATCGTGGAAGAAGCCTGGAGGTTTTTTGGGGAGAGGGAAAGATGA
- the secA gene encoding preprotein translocase subunit SecA produces MILFDKNKRILKKYAKMVSKINQIESDLRSKKNSELIRLSMVLKEKVNSFEDADEHLFEAFALVREAARRTLGMRPFDVQVMGGIALHEGKVAEMKTGEGKTLAATMPIYLNALIGKGVHLVTVNDYLARRDALWMGPVYLFLGLRVGVINSLGKSYEVVWKNPDLARKAIEENWSVWPDGFNGEVLKEESMNKEAVEAFQVELKEITRKEAYLCDVTYGTNNEFGFDYLRDNLVLDYNDKVQRGHFYAIVDEADSVLIDEARTPLIISGPSKESPSVYRRFAQIAKKFVKDKDFTVDEKARTIILTEEGVAKAEKIIGVENLYDPGNVSLLYHLINALKALHLFKKDVDYVVMNGEVIIVDEFTGRLLPGRRYSGGLHQAIEAKEGVPIKEESITYATITFQNYFRMYEKLAGMTGTAKTEESEFVQVYGMEVVVIPTHKPMIRKDHDDLVFRTQKEKYEKIVEEIEKRYKKGQPVLVGTTSIEKSELLSSMLKKKGIPHQVLNAKYHEKEAEIVAKAGQKGMVTIATNMAGRGTDIKLGPGVAELGGLCIIGTERHESRRIDNQLRGRAGRQGDPGESIFFLSLEDDLLRIFGSEQIGKVMNILKIEEGQPIQHPMLSKLIENIQKKVEGINFSIRKTLMEMDDVLDKQRRAVYSLRDQILLEKDYDEYLKDIFEDVVSTRVEEFCSGKNWDIESLKNSLSFFPAGLFDLDEKQFSSSEELHDYLFNRLWEEYQRKKQEIGEDYRKVIRFLMLRIIDDHWRRYLEEVEHVKEAVQLRSYGQKDPIVEFKKETYYMFDEMMRRINDTIANYVLRVVKVSEKDEKEAKEELGKIRLVHEEFNLVNRAMRRATEKKKKKDGLHSFGRIRVKR; encoded by the coding sequence ATGATACTCTTCGATAAGAACAAGCGCATTTTGAAAAAATACGCGAAGATGGTCTCAAAAATAAACCAAATAGAGTCCGATCTACGCTCGAAGAAAAACAGCGAGCTGATAAGACTTTCCATGGTGCTGAAGGAAAAAGTGAATTCCTTTGAGGACGCCGATGAACACCTTTTTGAAGCGTTCGCCCTGGTTAGAGAAGCAGCACGAAGAACGCTCGGAATGAGGCCTTTCGATGTCCAGGTGATGGGTGGTATAGCGCTCCATGAAGGAAAAGTGGCCGAGATGAAGACCGGTGAAGGAAAAACCCTCGCCGCCACCATGCCGATTTATCTGAACGCTCTCATCGGAAAGGGTGTTCATCTGGTCACGGTCAACGACTATCTGGCCAGAAGAGATGCGCTCTGGATGGGACCCGTGTATCTCTTTCTCGGTTTGAGAGTGGGTGTGATAAATTCTCTGGGAAAGTCGTACGAGGTGGTGTGGAAAAACCCTGATCTCGCCAGAAAAGCAATAGAGGAAAACTGGAGTGTCTGGCCTGATGGGTTCAACGGAGAAGTTTTGAAAGAGGAATCTATGAACAAAGAAGCCGTTGAGGCTTTCCAGGTGGAACTCAAAGAGATAACCAGGAAGGAAGCCTATCTGTGTGACGTTACCTACGGCACGAACAACGAATTCGGCTTCGATTACCTGAGGGATAACCTCGTTCTCGATTACAACGATAAGGTGCAGAGAGGCCACTTCTACGCCATTGTGGACGAAGCCGACAGCGTACTCATAGACGAAGCAAGGACCCCACTGATCATCTCCGGTCCCTCCAAAGAGAGTCCTTCTGTGTACAGGAGATTCGCTCAGATCGCTAAGAAGTTTGTTAAAGATAAGGACTTCACGGTAGATGAAAAAGCGAGGACCATCATTCTCACCGAAGAGGGTGTGGCGAAAGCGGAGAAGATCATCGGTGTCGAAAACCTTTACGATCCGGGAAACGTGTCTCTTCTCTACCATCTCATAAATGCCTTGAAAGCGCTGCACCTGTTCAAGAAGGATGTCGATTACGTCGTCATGAACGGTGAAGTTATTATCGTTGACGAGTTCACGGGAAGACTGCTGCCTGGCAGACGCTACAGTGGAGGGCTCCACCAGGCTATCGAAGCCAAAGAAGGAGTACCCATAAAGGAAGAATCCATCACCTACGCGACGATTACCTTTCAGAATTACTTCAGAATGTACGAAAAGCTCGCCGGTATGACGGGAACAGCCAAAACAGAGGAAAGCGAATTCGTACAGGTTTACGGTATGGAAGTGGTGGTTATTCCCACTCACAAGCCCATGATAAGAAAGGACCACGATGATCTGGTCTTCAGGACTCAGAAAGAAAAGTACGAAAAGATCGTGGAAGAAATCGAAAAGCGCTATAAAAAAGGTCAGCCAGTTCTTGTCGGAACAACCTCCATCGAAAAGAGCGAACTTCTCAGTTCCATGCTGAAAAAGAAAGGTATCCCCCATCAAGTTTTGAACGCGAAATACCATGAAAAAGAAGCTGAGATCGTCGCCAAAGCCGGGCAAAAAGGCATGGTGACGATCGCCACCAACATGGCTGGGAGAGGAACAGATATAAAACTCGGACCAGGAGTGGCGGAACTTGGAGGACTGTGCATCATAGGAACGGAAAGACACGAGAGCAGAAGAATCGATAATCAGCTGAGAGGACGTGCCGGTAGGCAAGGAGATCCGGGAGAGTCCATCTTCTTCCTCTCTCTCGAAGACGATCTTCTGAGAATCTTCGGTAGTGAACAGATTGGAAAAGTGATGAACATACTCAAAATAGAGGAAGGACAGCCTATACAGCATCCGATGCTTTCAAAGCTCATCGAAAACATTCAGAAGAAGGTTGAGGGTATCAACTTCTCGATAAGAAAAACCTTGATGGAAATGGATGATGTCCTCGACAAACAAAGAAGAGCAGTGTACTCGCTTCGCGATCAGATCCTTCTCGAAAAAGACTACGACGAATATCTGAAGGATATCTTCGAAGATGTTGTCAGCACAAGGGTTGAGGAGTTCTGTTCCGGGAAAAATTGGGATATCGAAAGCCTCAAGAATTCTCTTTCTTTCTTCCCGGCTGGTTTGTTCGACCTGGACGAAAAGCAATTCAGTTCTTCTGAAGAACTTCACGATTACCTGTTCAACAGACTTTGGGAGGAATATCAGAGAAAGAAGCAGGAAATAGGCGAGGATTACAGGAAAGTGATCAGATTCCTGATGCTCAGAATAATAGACGATCACTGGAGAAGATACCTGGAAGAGGTAGAGCACGTTAAGGAAGCCGTTCAGCTGAGGTCTTACGGTCAGAAAGATCCTATCGTTGAATTCAAAAAGGAAACGTACTACATGTTCGATGAAATGATGAGGAGAATAAACGATACGATAGCCAACTACGTCCTCAGAGTTGTTAAAGTCTCGGAAAAGGATGAAAAAGAGGCCAAAGAAGAACTTGGTAAAATAAGACTCGTGCATGAAGAATTCAATCTTGTGAACAGAGCGATGAGAAGAGCCACAGAAAAGAAAAAGAAAAAAGATGGACTGCACAGCTTTGGTAGAATAAGAGTGAAGAGGTGA
- the prfB gene encoding peptide chain release factor 2, with amino-acid sequence MISFETKTKIEELEKKYKDVLSVVNEDEINKELEEVEKKLTDPSVWDDQKKAREYTQKLKRLKNISEDLKRVRSLFEDLEVAIELSDEDQEMAQHVEEIVQELEGAVKKLELEIILNGKYDPNNAYLSVHPGAGGTESQDWAQMLLRMYMRWAERKGFDVEIVEFQPGEEAGIKDATILIKGEYAYGYLKHESGVHRLVRISPFDAARRRHTSFASVNVIPEIDDDVDIEIRPEDLKIETFRASGHGGQYVNKTESAVRITHLPTGIVVSCQNERSQHQNKQTALKILKAKLYQLEMEKKRREIQEIQGELKDISWGNQIRSYIFHPYTMVKDHRTGVETANVDAVMDGDIDMFIEAELVYFARRSS; translated from the coding sequence ATGATCAGTTTCGAAACCAAAACCAAGATAGAAGAACTTGAAAAGAAATACAAGGATGTTCTTTCGGTGGTCAACGAGGATGAAATCAACAAGGAACTCGAAGAGGTAGAGAAAAAACTCACAGATCCATCGGTATGGGATGATCAAAAAAAGGCGCGTGAGTACACCCAGAAACTGAAGAGGTTGAAGAACATCTCTGAAGATTTGAAGAGAGTGAGATCTCTGTTCGAAGATCTGGAAGTTGCCATAGAACTTTCCGACGAGGATCAGGAGATGGCTCAGCACGTGGAAGAAATAGTTCAGGAGCTGGAAGGTGCCGTCAAAAAACTGGAACTTGAGATCATTCTGAACGGAAAATACGATCCGAACAACGCTTATCTGTCGGTCCATCCAGGTGCGGGTGGTACCGAGTCTCAAGACTGGGCGCAGATGCTTCTCAGAATGTACATGAGGTGGGCAGAGAGAAAAGGTTTCGATGTTGAGATTGTGGAGTTCCAACCGGGAGAAGAGGCCGGTATCAAGGATGCCACGATTCTCATAAAAGGTGAATACGCTTACGGTTACTTGAAACACGAATCCGGTGTTCACAGACTGGTCAGGATCTCACCCTTCGACGCGGCCAGAAGAAGACACACTTCTTTCGCTTCTGTGAATGTGATTCCGGAGATAGATGACGACGTGGATATAGAGATCAGACCGGAAGATTTGAAGATAGAAACTTTCAGAGCTTCTGGACACGGCGGACAATACGTCAACAAAACCGAATCTGCCGTGAGAATCACGCATCTACCGACCGGGATCGTGGTCTCCTGTCAAAACGAAAGATCGCAGCACCAGAACAAACAAACCGCGCTGAAGATACTCAAAGCGAAACTCTACCAACTCGAGATGGAAAAGAAGCGAAGGGAAATACAAGAGATTCAGGGAGAACTCAAGGACATTTCCTGGGGAAACCAGATAAGATCTTATATTTTCCACCCGTACACGATGGTTAAAGATCACAGAACCGGAGTGGAAACTGCGAACGTTGACGCCGTTATGGATGGAGACATAGATATGTTCATAGAGGCCGAGCTGGTCTATTTCGCTCGTCGATCAAGTTAA
- a CDS encoding helix-turn-helix domain-containing protein produces MISEISHDVIWDLYEGEDYRDKILAEKWDVVFGEKILEMEDTLFVQSLRELELALKYAAARKDLETIKARFNLLLYTPELQGAKIKEILFQVLKFYNSFSIFALVSEKGVHRHAYVDFVTGGNYLSLIYHEDLPLNINSHTVFIDDVPPDFSPAGLGGRKIILGMDSTPKNNIPFVEIPPLRERKMDIPYMLDGVIKSLQFQGKTVKIDDDLTKLLIEYHWPGNTQEFLEKVYEIITLENPVDQAMKIASGIDEIKGLNLKEFVDSLVEFVEKKVIKKALEENEGNRKKVCEVLNMNYKTLSYKMKKYGLT; encoded by the coding sequence ATGATATCAGAGATATCCCACGATGTGATCTGGGACCTGTACGAAGGAGAAGACTACAGAGACAAGATCCTTGCCGAAAAGTGGGATGTAGTTTTCGGTGAAAAAATTCTGGAAATGGAAGACACCCTTTTTGTCCAGTCTTTGAGGGAGCTGGAACTTGCCTTGAAGTACGCGGCTGCCAGAAAGGATCTTGAAACCATCAAGGCAAGATTCAACCTTTTACTCTACACCCCAGAACTTCAGGGAGCCAAGATAAAGGAAATTCTGTTCCAAGTTTTGAAATTTTACAATTCTTTTTCAATTTTTGCGCTGGTTTCAGAGAAAGGGGTTCACAGACACGCGTATGTGGATTTTGTAACGGGTGGAAATTACCTTTCCCTCATCTACCACGAAGATCTTCCGCTGAACATAAATTCGCACACTGTTTTCATCGACGATGTGCCTCCAGATTTCTCGCCTGCTGGCCTTGGTGGTAGAAAGATAATACTGGGAATGGACAGCACACCGAAAAACAACATCCCCTTCGTCGAAATACCGCCTTTGAGAGAAAGAAAGATGGATATACCCTACATGCTTGACGGGGTCATAAAGTCTCTTCAGTTCCAGGGAAAAACAGTGAAAATCGATGACGATCTGACAAAGCTCCTGATAGAGTACCACTGGCCGGGAAACACGCAGGAATTTCTCGAGAAAGTCTACGAAATAATTACTCTGGAGAATCCCGTTGATCAGGCGATGAAAATCGCCAGTGGAATCGATGAGATAAAAGGCTTGAACCTGAAAGAATTCGTTGACTCTCTGGTTGAATTCGTGGAAAAGAAGGTCATAAAGAAAGCCCTCGAGGAAAACGAGGGCAATCGAAAAAAAGTATGTGAAGTCCTGAATATGAACTACAAGACCCTGTCTTACAAAATGAAGAAATACGGTTTAACTTGA
- a CDS encoding alkaline phosphatase family protein, producing the protein MELKKLDEGLFWPDYKNSIVNFSNSILELFDEKPLHRPFRFPKRVLENVRKVIVMVIDGLSFEIFSDTIHDDDVQVFPCSAVFPTTTAAALPSLYSALTPLEHGFLGYILYLREVGSLVNMIEMSPPGLPRDSVLRFHDFKFTTIFQRLQSKVKSFFLIPRYLLGTGFSRIMSQGSEQIGFSSFGDMIERTLEVLEKHDRTLVFIYWPTLDSIAHKNGVGREYIRELRWIYRILKSELLRRLKQDTLFFLVSDHGQISTPQDNEIWWNFSSEVMRFLDRPPAGEQRMMFLYTKKKRALIEYLKEKYGDFAVFLDTKDVVQLFGTGRKHPEFFSRVGDAVLITRETFSFNYRYTGKEESLSGRHGSLSYQELVVPLVVYRRW; encoded by the coding sequence ATGGAGCTCAAAAAACTGGATGAAGGTCTTTTCTGGCCGGATTACAAAAACTCTATCGTCAATTTTTCAAATTCGATTCTCGAGTTGTTCGACGAAAAACCACTACATAGGCCTTTCAGGTTCCCCAAGCGAGTTCTTGAAAACGTGAGAAAAGTGATCGTTATGGTAATAGACGGCCTCAGTTTTGAGATCTTTTCGGACACGATTCATGATGACGATGTTCAGGTTTTTCCCTGTTCGGCTGTTTTCCCAACCACCACCGCTGCTGCTCTTCCCAGTCTCTACTCTGCTCTCACACCGCTAGAACACGGTTTTTTAGGTTACATTCTTTATCTCAGAGAAGTGGGAAGCCTTGTGAACATGATAGAGATGTCTCCTCCGGGCCTTCCCAGAGACAGCGTGCTCAGGTTTCACGATTTCAAGTTCACCACTATCTTTCAGAGACTTCAGAGCAAAGTGAAGAGCTTCTTTCTTATTCCAAGGTATCTTCTGGGAACGGGTTTTTCCAGAATAATGTCCCAGGGATCGGAGCAGATCGGTTTTTCGAGTTTTGGGGATATGATCGAAAGAACTCTTGAAGTGCTTGAAAAACACGACAGAACGCTGGTTTTCATCTACTGGCCAACGTTGGATTCGATAGCGCACAAAAACGGTGTTGGAAGAGAGTACATCAGAGAGCTAAGATGGATTTACAGGATCTTGAAGTCCGAACTTCTCCGCAGGTTGAAGCAGGATACGCTCTTTTTCCTCGTGAGTGACCACGGACAGATTTCGACACCTCAAGACAACGAAATATGGTGGAATTTTTCTTCTGAAGTTATGAGGTTTCTCGACAGACCCCCCGCTGGAGAACAGAGAATGATGTTTCTTTATACGAAAAAAAAGAGAGCTTTGATAGAATATCTTAAGGAGAAATACGGAGATTTTGCCGTTTTTCTTGACACGAAAGACGTCGTCCAGCTTTTTGGAACTGGAAGAAAGCATCCAGAATTTTTCAGCAGAGTGGGAGACGCTGTTCTGATAACAAGGGAGACTTTTTCTTTCAATTACAGATACACAGGAAAGGAAGAGAGCTTGTCTGGAAGGCACGGGAGTCTTTCTTATCAGGAACTGGTGGTGCCGTTGGTAGTCTACAGGAGGTGGTAG
- a CDS encoding ribonuclease H-like YkuK family protein, with the protein MKSPTWGKVDYRTVRELIKKFTEGYKYSVFVGTDSDVKDGKVIYATALVVYRFGSGATYFYTVYRDGNGKDLYSRIFKEAEMSLEMARFVEEILKLGKPVVHLDIGYEGLTKDLVSSVIGYVKGVGYPYQIKPDSFAATKIAHKHTK; encoded by the coding sequence TTGAAGAGTCCAACCTGGGGAAAAGTGGATTACAGAACGGTTCGAGAGCTCATAAAAAAGTTCACAGAAGGATACAAATACAGCGTGTTCGTCGGGACGGACAGTGATGTGAAGGACGGGAAAGTGATATACGCCACGGCACTTGTTGTGTATCGTTTTGGGAGCGGTGCCACTTACTTTTACACGGTGTACAGGGACGGAAATGGAAAAGATCTGTATTCGAGGATCTTCAAAGAAGCGGAGATGAGTCTCGAGATGGCAAGATTCGTAGAGGAGATATTGAAGCTGGGAAAACCTGTTGTGCACCTCGACATAGGTTACGAAGGTCTCACAAAAGATCTCGTGTCCAGTGTGATAGGTTACGTGAAGGGGGTTGGGTACCCCTATCAGATAAAACCTGATTCGTTCGCCGCCACGAAAATTGCGCATAAACACACCAAATAG
- a CDS encoding ComF family protein — MLNYLFENNCLLCGKEVSPLRSLCENCEEKVLKNGPSFYREVHRKYELFVYSDYTDEIERIIRLYKYHGEVSLSGTLVKLFLKLYSYFPREANLITWVPSSLDSLEDRGFDHMRLLAKRISKELGIPFDAVLENVSEGRQVEKSKEERKRTGRFICKKDPPQNVILIDDVLTTGTSVRDCVETLFRNGVSKVFVYVLAKTRR, encoded by the coding sequence GTGCTGAACTATCTTTTTGAGAATAACTGCCTTCTCTGTGGCAAGGAAGTGTCACCACTCAGATCTTTGTGTGAGAACTGCGAAGAGAAGGTCCTCAAAAATGGACCTTCTTTTTATCGTGAAGTTCACAGAAAATACGAGCTTTTTGTGTACTCTGACTACACGGATGAAATTGAACGCATCATAAGGCTTTACAAATATCATGGTGAAGTTTCTCTTTCCGGAACATTGGTGAAGCTTTTTCTGAAACTTTACAGTTATTTTCCCAGAGAAGCCAACCTCATCACATGGGTTCCTTCTTCGCTTGATTCTCTCGAAGACAGAGGCTTCGATCACATGAGACTTCTAGCGAAGAGGATAAGCAAAGAGTTGGGCATACCGTTTGACGCTGTTCTGGAAAACGTGTCGGAAGGAAGACAGGTGGAAAAGAGCAAAGAAGAGAGGAAAAGAACCGGAAGATTCATCTGTAAGAAAGATCCTCCTCAGAACGTGATACTGATAGACGATGTTTTGACGACGGGAACCAGTGTAAGAGACTGCGTGGAAACCCTTTTCAGGAATGGAGTCAGCAAAGTTTTCGTTTATGTTCTGGCGAAAACTAGACGATGA
- a CDS encoding glycerate kinase type-2 family protein — MFDPESLKKLAIEIVKKSIEAVFPDRAVKETLPKLNLDRVILVAVGKAAWRMAKAAYEVLGKKIRKGVVVTKYGHSEGPIDDFEIYEAGHPVPDENTIKTTRRVLELVDQLNENDTVLFLLSGGGSSLFELPLEGVSLEEIQKLTSALLKSGASIEEINTVRKHLSQVKGGRFAERVFPAKVVALVLSDVLGDRLDVIASGPAWPDSSTSEDALKVLEKYGIETSESVKRAILQETPKHLSNVEIHLIGNVQKVCDEAKSLAKEKGFNAEIITTSLDCEAREAGRFIASIMKEVKFKDRPLKKPAALIFGGETVVHVKGNGIGGRNQELALSAAIALEGIEGVILCSAGTDGTDGPTDAAGGIVDGSTAKTLKAMGEDPYQYLKNNDSYNALKKSGALLITGPTGTNVNDLIIGLIV, encoded by the coding sequence TTGTTTGATCCTGAATCCTTGAAGAAATTAGCGATAGAAATAGTCAAAAAATCCATAGAAGCGGTTTTTCCCGACAGAGCAGTGAAAGAAACGCTGCCGAAGTTGAACCTCGATCGAGTGATTCTCGTTGCCGTTGGGAAAGCAGCGTGGCGAATGGCAAAAGCTGCTTATGAAGTTCTTGGGAAGAAGATAAGAAAAGGTGTGGTTGTAACAAAGTACGGCCACAGCGAAGGACCGATAGATGATTTTGAAATCTACGAGGCAGGCCATCCGGTTCCCGATGAAAACACCATAAAAACCACCAGGAGAGTCTTAGAACTTGTTGATCAGCTGAATGAGAACGACACAGTCCTTTTTCTTCTTTCTGGAGGAGGTTCTTCCCTCTTCGAGTTGCCTTTAGAAGGAGTGTCTCTCGAAGAAATTCAAAAACTAACCAGCGCTCTCTTGAAAAGTGGTGCAAGCATAGAAGAGATAAACACCGTGAGGAAACACCTGTCGCAGGTGAAAGGTGGTCGATTCGCGGAGAGGGTGTTTCCCGCTAAAGTCGTAGCGCTCGTCCTCTCCGATGTACTCGGTGACAGACTGGACGTGATAGCATCCGGTCCTGCCTGGCCTGATAGCTCCACCTCCGAAGACGCTCTGAAAGTTCTGGAAAAGTACGGAATAGAAACCAGCGAATCGGTGAAAAGAGCGATCCTTCAGGAGACTCCAAAACATCTATCGAACGTGGAGATACATTTGATAGGAAACGTTCAAAAGGTGTGTGACGAAGCGAAGAGTTTGGCAAAAGAAAAAGGGTTCAACGCGGAGATAATAACCACTTCTCTGGACTGTGAAGCCAGAGAAGCGGGAAGATTCATAGCGAGCATCATGAAGGAGGTCAAGTTCAAAGACAGACCTCTGAAAAAACCAGCCGCGTTGATCTTCGGTGGAGAAACAGTCGTTCATGTGAAAGGAAACGGCATCGGAGGAAGAAACCAAGAACTTGCCCTCTCAGCAGCGATAGCCCTCGAAGGGATAGAAGGAGTGATTCTGTGTTCAGCAGGAACAGATGGAACGGACGGCCCCACAGACGCAGCTGGAGGAATCGTGGATGGAAGCACGGCAAAAACGCTGAAAGCAATGGGAGAAGACCCCTACCAGTATCTGAAGAACAACGATTCGTACAACGCTCTGAAAAAATCTGGAGCGCTCTTGATAACAGGACCTACGGGAACGAACGTCAACGACTTGATAATAGGCCTCATCGTCTAG
- a CDS encoding nitroreductase family protein has product MNIFEAIENRHSVRDFLERKMPERVKDDIENLLVKFITKKLDWKINLSSFPSYIYAKAEKHFDELVEYGFQGEQIVLFLTAQGFGTCWMARSPHPDVPYIIVFGYPRTRNFTRKRRPITSFLENDLEELPPEIVKIVEMTILAPSALNRQPWKIKYTGGELCISSERPVDLGIALSHAYLTAREIFKREPVIQKRGEDTYCLILNP; this is encoded by the coding sequence GTGAACATCTTTGAAGCGATTGAAAACAGGCACTCAGTGCGGGATTTTTTGGAAAGGAAAATGCCGGAGAGAGTAAAAGATGATATTGAAAATCTTTTAGTAAAGTTTATCACAAAGAAACTGGACTGGAAAATAAATCTTTCCTCATTTCCAAGTTACATTTACGCAAAAGCTGAAAAACATTTTGACGAACTCGTCGAATACGGTTTTCAGGGAGAACAAATAGTCCTTTTTCTCACAGCGCAGGGTTTTGGAACGTGCTGGATGGCCCGATCACCCCATCCTGATGTTCCTTACATCATCGTCTTCGGATATCCCAGGACCAGAAATTTCACCAGAAAGAGAAGACCCATCACCTCCTTTCTCGAAAACGACCTGGAAGAACTTCCACCCGAGATCGTAAAAATCGTTGAGATGACGATCCTGGCACCGTCTGCCCTGAACAGACAGCCGTGGAAAATCAAATACACCGGCGGTGAACTCTGCATCTCTTCGGAAAGGCCTGTAGACCTGGGAATAGCCCTGTCACACGCGTACCTCACAGCCCGGGAGATATTCAAAAGAGAACCTGTGATACAAAAAAGAGGGGAGGATACGTATTGTTTGATCCTGAATCCTTGA